In Setaria italica strain Yugu1 chromosome IX, Setaria_italica_v2.0, whole genome shotgun sequence, the genomic stretch ACCAACGGAAAAGGAAATTTTGATAAACTTCTGCTGGGAAAAAGGAACATATGATAAATTTCGAACGACGTTCCGACCATCAATTTTGCGcgctatttaatttttttttaccgtCGTTACCAAATGCAAGCATTCAAAAGCTCCTATATTTTTTGCCACTATTAAAATGAATCTCCAAattttctgcaaatttttaTGATTTGGCGTGACATGCAGCGTGGATCGACCGTGTCAAAAGACTTCTACgctattttcttcctccttcacgGATTTTATATAAGATCAACACTATATAAAGTGCTTTCAAATACAAATTCAAAGTTACTAATGTTGTATGCACAATCTACACACTCTTAGATTAAATCTTGGTCAATTAATATAAATCTCAGCATGTCCGCGCGCTTTGTAAAAGAAACGGAGGGTGTATCGAGAATTCGAGCATACATATTACTGAGAGAAAGAAACGACAGCAAGGTACAACCTGTTTGATTTAGCGGTCGATGCGCATCGGGTGGCTCCGCTCCAAATGGAATGGCTTCGTCCgcttatatttttttctccaaaTCAAGTGGTACGGCACATTTTGCCTCTGCGATTAGCACTAGACGGAAGCGATCGATGGTAGATGAGCTCGTCAGGCGATGCGAACCAACAGCGCGGCCAGGTTCGGATGATTTCGGATCACCAGCATCTCAAACCAAACACGTTGGTAATGATTTCGGATGACTTTTGTGATAGAGGTCAAGACGATACAACAGTACGTTTACGATCAGATAAGGCAGGCAAAGCGGAGTTGGTCCCGAAAGCATCATCCATGGAACACCTTTGGGAGGTTCGTGCCGGCCGCTTGAACGATCCAATTCCAAGACCAAGCATCCTGCCAGTAGCGGTGGGAACGCTTGGGATCTGAAATTCTGGAGGCACTCGCGTGGAACAAGCACGTGTCGGTTGGGTTGGGTCGCTTTCCGCTTGGGCTGTCCATGTCAGGCCGCCCCTTTGAGCTTCACTTCCGGGGAACTTCGCCCACATTTAGCGCCTGCACGAATTAGCGGATCTGCTCTTTTATGTTGTTTCATCGTTCACACTATTGAAATTTAAAACTCATAATGGTACACAAGCTCAAAATCATTTTTCGGGTAGAATCTGTGACTGCCGACATAGAGTTGTCAAAACTAAAGGGAAATCTTGGGcgtcttcttttttctctttaccGTTCACAAAAATCTCCATTTCCATGTCTTCGAACTTGAAAGACCTTTTACTTTAAATAAAACTTGAGAGACCTTGTAAGTCAATCTTTTTCAATGCTTCCTGATCAAAAACCATTTCTCCgtgtgcaaaagaaaaataacttctccagttcaagattcttgaaatTCCATCGGAATTCAGTGTTCAATAACCATATCATTCATCTATACATTGCTCTGTTTGCTTCAACAATCACCAGACAAGAACAGTCCCCTGTATCTATACAAGTCAACAACCTAACAAATACGATTGCAATACTACCAAGCCAAACAGTCTACTAACAGGCTACCAGCTATCTAGCAGCCCAGATTCACAGCGCGAGCGTGAGGCCATCATGTCGCTCAGCGGCACCGGGCCGGCGGtacggcgcggcgcgcgcggcggccctCCCTTTCCGCTTCTCCATGAACCGCTGCAGCGAcgccttcctcgccaccggcagGTCGTCGGCCGAGGAGAGCTGCCCCGTGactcctcgcgccgccgccgccgccgcgaggcgCAGCAAGTCTGCCGCCCTGTCCTCTGGGACGTCGTCAAGCACCAGCGCCCGCCCCCCGTACACAATGGTCAGCTGCGCCGTGGGCGCGGGCCCAGCCTCGGGCTCTTCGTCGACGTCGGCGCCCGGCATGAGGGGGAGTGGCCGCACCGGCACGGCGGGATgccacgcgccgccgcgctccctCTCGGCCTCGGCCGCCCTGACGAACTGGCTGAgcgcgccgcacgccgccgcgaACCGGCTGGTCGTCGCCGTTGTGGTCGCTtctgccgccgccatcgccggcgatGCTCTTTGTCGCGTGAGGAGGAGGATTGATCAAAGGGAACTCGTAATTTGTTCTGGCTTGGGCTCTCTTGTGGGTTCGCTGGGAGGTCTTGGTTTTTATAGGTGTTTTCCGTGGGAGGAACGAAACAACACGTTGCCGAGGAGTGTGGAGCGCGCGGCGCACGTTGAACACGTGAAGAATCGCGGTTGCGGGGTCAGCGAGGTGGGAGCGCAACCACCGCCAGCCGGTTGACGGCGCCATGCGCAAGTAGGAGACGTGACGTTGTGGGGTGAGGTGGCCGGGGACCTGCCAGGAATCGCGCGCGGGTTGTCTTTGTTTAGAGAGGCGAGCGGTGTGGGTCGGCGACTGCCCACGTACGCACGTCGTGCTTCCCATCTGAATTGGTCCGCGCACGTGCCTGCAGCCCGCCTCCCGGTCCAGAACCGTTGGATCACAAATCTAACGGGCGCAGATGCTCTTAGCTTAGCACGGTTGGTAAGATCGACGGAGACCAGCAAACCTTTTGGAGAATGGCGTATCCAATTTCATGTAGTTAatctgccaaaaaaaaagtttcaagtTGAAAATGTAATATTACCAGAAGCAAGCTACACGTTAATATGGCTCTGATATACAAAATGGTAAAATTTCACCCAAAACACAGTTTGTACtttcaaagaaaataaaacttggCACAACCATATTTCAAAATGGTGCTAGGTTAATTCATAAGAAAAGGTGTGAAAGAgtctctagcctagtggttacaATACCTGAGTAGTATCTAACAGGTCTGGATGCGACTTCCTGTGGGATGGTTACAATACCTGAGTAATATCTAATAGGTCTGGATGCGATTTCCTGTGGGATGGTTACAATACCTGAGTAGTATCTAACATGTCTGGATGCGACTTcctgtgggagcgaattaaacaggtcttaaataaaaattatataaaaaacaaGTTGGGACTTCCCCAAAAAATTCATACGAACAGATAACAAAATTCATGTATATTTGCACTTTATGACAAATTTTGTCCTCTAACACATATTCATCTAAGCTTTAGCATTTTTTTACTAATTTCTTTCACAACAAAGTACGCCAGGACAGGGATGAATGTACCATTTCCCCAAATATTGCATCCAGCCACCTAGCAAAACTATTAAACAACTGGGGCAAGGCAGAAAGTCCCCCGACTGCCTGGTAGCTGGTCCCTCCTTTTCAAATTAAAGTCATTTTCATTTATCATAAGTCAAATTTCTCTAgatttgactaaatttatagaaaaatgtaCAAATATCTATAAGACTAAACTAGTTGCATTATTACATCATGTAATACATATTGATTTTTATTCGCAAAAAAATACATATTGATTTACCATTTATTTGATGTTGTAGATATTAATATATTTGTCGATAAATTTGACGATGTATCCACGGAGCAACCACCCGATTGATCCAAAGTTAGTGGGTCGAATGTCATTTTCATATTTTCATGGCAGCACGTGTAAACTAGGACCAGAATAATTCAATGCCAATGCTGCGAGTCCAACACACCATGTGCTGGCCTTCAGGAGACAAACTAGGATTCGTCGCGAAAGTATTCTGAATTGCACGTAAACCAGAATTAAGCATGCGGCCGTGCACCGGAAAATTCCGGCAAGCCGGCGTGGTAAGCGAAAGCCAAAAGGCGCTGAATTCTGATGGAGACCATGAAGTTTCGTATCAGGTTTCTGAAATACTTTTAGCTAGTAGACTTGGGAGTTGAGGGCTGAAGCATATATCTTTTTAGAACGTGGAATTTTGCCCTGAATCCTGTGAAGTTCTGGCACAATTCCTGTAAGCTCTGAATGAAGAGATGGCGTCAGGGGGCACATGATTCCTCCGCGTGTGCTTGCCCCCATCGAATCGAGCTCCACGGTGGCAAGCAAAGCAAGCCGATGCAACTTCTGAGCACTGTCCACGTCTGTGCATATATAAACTGCTACAGCCTCCTGGCCGACTAGTGCTTCTGTAGAGCCTGCTGAATTTTGCTGAAGACGCCCAGTCGCCGGATTGAGACTTTGAAAGTTCGCCGGCTTCATTTTCCTTTCTAGATCGTCCGGAACGTCTTGTCGTCTAGATCGATCAGGAAGGGGTCAGCGAGAACGCCGGTAGGGCACGGGACGTGCCGGCCTTCCGGTGGCACGCTTGGCGAACAGGAACTCAGCGTGTTGTAA encodes the following:
- the LOC101786707 gene encoding protein TIFY 11e, giving the protein MAAAEATTTATTSRFAAACGALSQFVRAAEAERERGGAWHPAVPVRPLPLMPGADVDEEPEAGPAPTAQLTIVYGGRALVLDDVPEDRAADLLRLAAAAAARGVTGQLSSADDLPVARKASLQRFMEKRKGRAAARAAPYRRPGAAERHDGLTLAL